A window of the Lepus europaeus isolate LE1 chromosome 5, mLepTim1.pri, whole genome shotgun sequence genome harbors these coding sequences:
- the TSHB gene encoding thyrotropin subunit beta: protein MTAIFLMSILFGLACGQTMSFCIPTEYTMHVDRTECAYCLTINTTICAGYCMTRDINGKLFLPKYALSQDVCTYGDFIYRTVEIPGCPHHVTPYFSYPVAVSCKCGKCNTDYSDCTHETVKTNYCTKPQKSYLVGFSV, encoded by the exons ATGACTGCCATCTTCCTGATGTCCATTCTTTTCGGCCTCGCATGTGGACAAACGATGTCTTTTTGTATTCCAACTGAATATACAATGCATGTAGACAGGACAGAGTGTGCTTATTGCCTAACCATCAACACCACCATCTGTGCTGGATATTGCATGACACGG GATATCAATGGCAAGCTGTTTCTTCCCAAATATGCCCTCTCCCAGGATGTTTGTACATATGGAGACTTCATCTACAGGACTGTAGAAATACCAGGGTGCCCACACCATGTCACTCCTTATTTCTCCTATCCTGTTGCTGTAAGCTGTAAGTGTGGCAAGTGTAATACTGACTATAGTGACTGCACACATGAGACCGTCAAGACAAACTACTGCACCAAACCTCAGAAGTCCTATCTAGTgggattttctgtctga